In one window of Posidoniimonas corsicana DNA:
- a CDS encoding DUF4175 domain-containing protein, producing the protein MPHHHNLIRYALDTVRSRVRFALAGETAARTTVAVGGFVWAWLAVDRLLEPPWWVRAAVFALAGALVLRWLWRHSLSALLTRLPDSVIAAWIERRHPELGESLLTALHADPHDPDPSHRVLVQAAERRAEQVLLEHEEPEVVDTRRLRPWFWGAAAILLTLVAGLALAPDASGVYLRRLALSSELWPRQVVLVAEQFTPDDNGRLVWRVPRDTPLELNVRADFTGGHVAPTEVQARLRQQDGARSRRQLAAIGEPTGGPDAHQAYRMKIDRLRQDLEVRLYGGDARLGPLLLVVTPRPTVTSVDVEVRPPSYTSDRPYTAPADAVDQVPEGAALTFQAQCNKPLRKVAATLTRGDVSTRLTADIAADGRRFTLMVPPVVDGGGVEITLLDQDGIDSQPAYRFPLRVQADTPPSIEFAVNGVGRVITPDAILPTDIAIDDDHGLGAATLTLTIGDWELPIQLPVGDVGDELTASPSVDLLALRSDPAARLPRPEPGERLQLQVSAEDLYRSSADPEARPHVSTSQTETFTVVTPEDLVARLEEREVNLRRTFEQTYDEARSAELNAARMDDAPDGVAADELARRRRLSMSRLVEQLSKLKHDVAGAGEGFRGILEELDNNRIQNDDLKERIDVRIVRPLDNISQRSLPELEGQARLAAKSLDDRPGEPALPEEASAKLRSTVAEMESALNEMKAVETYNEVLALLRGIIDDQRDLSEKTGDARKSSLKGLLLD; encoded by the coding sequence ATGCCGCACCACCACAATCTTATCCGATACGCGCTCGACACGGTCCGCAGCCGTGTGCGTTTCGCGTTGGCAGGTGAGACCGCGGCCCGCACCACCGTGGCGGTCGGTGGGTTTGTGTGGGCGTGGCTGGCGGTAGACCGGTTGCTCGAACCGCCGTGGTGGGTCCGGGCCGCCGTGTTCGCACTCGCCGGCGCCCTCGTGCTACGCTGGCTCTGGCGGCACTCGCTCTCAGCGCTGCTGACGAGGCTTCCGGACTCCGTGATCGCTGCCTGGATCGAGCGACGCCACCCGGAGCTGGGCGAGTCGCTGCTAACGGCGCTGCATGCGGACCCCCACGACCCCGATCCCTCTCACCGTGTTCTTGTGCAGGCGGCCGAGAGACGGGCCGAGCAAGTGTTGCTGGAGCACGAGGAGCCCGAGGTGGTCGACACGCGTCGGCTCCGGCCCTGGTTCTGGGGCGCCGCGGCGATTCTGCTGACGCTGGTGGCTGGCCTCGCCCTTGCGCCCGATGCGTCCGGTGTCTACTTGCGGCGTCTGGCCTTATCGAGCGAGCTGTGGCCGCGTCAGGTAGTGCTGGTGGCCGAGCAGTTTACGCCGGATGACAACGGGCGGTTGGTGTGGCGGGTTCCGCGGGACACCCCGCTGGAGCTTAATGTCCGCGCCGACTTCACGGGGGGGCACGTCGCGCCGACCGAGGTGCAGGCCCGACTGCGTCAGCAGGACGGCGCCCGCAGCCGTCGGCAGCTCGCAGCGATCGGCGAGCCGACCGGCGGCCCAGACGCGCACCAGGCTTACCGGATGAAGATCGATCGCCTGCGTCAGGACCTGGAGGTTCGACTCTACGGCGGGGACGCCCGGCTAGGGCCGTTGCTGCTGGTAGTGACGCCCCGCCCCACGGTCACCTCTGTGGACGTTGAGGTCAGGCCTCCTTCCTACACGAGCGACCGGCCCTACACGGCGCCCGCGGACGCGGTCGATCAGGTCCCCGAGGGGGCGGCGCTGACGTTCCAAGCGCAGTGCAATAAGCCGCTGCGCAAGGTCGCCGCAACGCTAACACGAGGAGACGTGTCCACCCGGCTGACCGCGGACATAGCGGCCGACGGTCGGCGGTTCACGCTCATGGTCCCGCCTGTGGTTGACGGGGGCGGCGTCGAGATCACGCTGCTCGACCAGGACGGAATCGACAGCCAGCCTGCCTACCGGTTCCCGCTCCGCGTGCAGGCGGACACACCCCCGTCGATCGAGTTCGCCGTAAACGGGGTGGGACGCGTGATCACCCCCGACGCAATCCTGCCGACCGACATCGCCATCGACGACGACCACGGCCTCGGCGCCGCCACCCTGACGTTAACGATCGGTGACTGGGAACTCCCGATCCAACTCCCGGTGGGCGACGTTGGGGACGAGTTGACGGCGTCTCCCTCGGTTGACCTCCTCGCGCTGCGGTCGGATCCGGCGGCGCGCCTGCCCCGCCCCGAGCCCGGTGAGCGGCTGCAGCTGCAGGTGTCAGCCGAGGACCTCTACCGGTCGTCGGCAGACCCAGAGGCGCGGCCGCACGTGAGCACAAGCCAAACCGAGACCTTCACGGTTGTCACGCCCGAAGACCTGGTCGCGCGCCTGGAGGAACGCGAGGTCAACCTCCGCCGCACCTTCGAACAGACCTACGACGAGGCGCGGTCCGCCGAGCTCAACGCCGCCCGCATGGACGACGCCCCCGACGGCGTCGCGGCCGACGAGCTTGCTCGGCGGAGGCGCCTCAGCATGTCGCGGCTCGTTGAGCAGCTCAGCAAGCTCAAGCATGATGTAGCCGGCGCCGGCGAAGGGTTCAGGGGGATCCTCGAAGAGCTCGACAACAACCGCATCCAGAACGACGACCTCAAGGAACGGATCGACGTGCGGATCGTCCGCCCGCTCGACAATATCTCCCAGCGCAGCCTGCCCGAACTTGAAGGGCAGGCCCGATTGGCCGCCAAGTCGTTGGACGACCGGCCCGGCGAACCGGCGCTGCC